The genomic segment CTGAGCCGGGAGCCGGGTCGGATGCAGGCGCTGTTGCAACGACTGCACAACTAGCTGGCGATGAATGGGTGCTTAACGGCACAAAATGTTTCGCCACTACCTGCGGTTATGCCGACATTATGGTCATATTTGCCGCCACTGATCCCAGTAAGGGAGTAAAAGGCCTTAGCGCTTTTATTGTAGAGAAAGAGCGAGAGGGGCTGTCTGTTGGGGCAGTTGAGCATAAAATGGGTATTCGAAGTTCCAACACGGTGGAGTTGTTGTTAAAGAATGTAAGAATACCCCAAGATCATCTATTGGGCAAAGAAGGAGAAGGAATGAAAATCGCTATGAAAACGTTGGATTTAGGACGTCCAATGGTAGCGAGTATCGGTGTTGGCATAGCCCAGCGGGCTTTAGACGAGGCGGTTAAATATGTCAAGGAACGGCTGGATATAAGCGGCAAGCCGTTGGCAGCTCACCAAGGGGTTGGGTTCAAAGTAGCCGATATGCAAATTCAGGTTGAGGCGGCCAGACAGCTTGTGCGAAATGTATTTCGTTTGAAAGAAGCCGGATTGCCCTATACGAAGGAGGCGGCGATTGCCAAAACATTTGCCACGGATACCGCCATGCGGGTTGCGGCGGATGCCGTGGGCCTGATGGGCTCCTTTGGCTATTCCAGGGATTCTATCGTTGAAAAACTCATGCGTGACGCAAAGGTGACCCAAATTTACGAAGGTACAAATCAAGTTCAGCGGATTGTCATTTCCGGACAGCTGCTTCGTTCTTGCTAAGCAGAGTATACATAAAAGAGGAGGGTAACGCATGAGCTATGCATTGACAGAAGAACAACAACTAATCAAACAGAGTGTCAGGGATTTTGCCCTGGAATTTGTGACGCCAGCCGCTGCTGAAATCGA from the Veillonellales bacterium genome contains:
- a CDS encoding acyl-CoA dehydrogenase family protein, translated to MVDKSLTAEQQRLQQLARDFTKEHIIPAASEYDRTGEFPTFILAESKKAGLNCMTVPAEYGGPGYDSVAQAVVVEEWAYGCAAFATTLNGNGLSAYPLLIAGNEEQKKLYFSCLVAGGLGGFSLTEPGAGSDAGAVATTAQLAGDEWVLNGTKCFATTCGYADIMVIFAATDPSKGVKGLSAFIVEKEREGLSVGAVEHKMGIRSSNTVELLLKNVRIPQDHLLGKEGEGMKIAMKTLDLGRPMVASIGVGIAQRALDEAVKYVKERLDISGKPLAAHQGVGFKVADMQIQVEAARQLVRNVFRLKEAGLPYTKEAAIAKTFATDTAMRVAADAVGLMGSFGYSRDSIVEKLMRDAKVTQIYEGTNQVQRIVISGQLLRSC